The region GCGGACGACGACGAGTTGGTAACGACGTGGATATCCGCCAAATCGGGTTCGTTCGTCTCCCTCGCCGACATGCGCTGAGTTCGGCCGTCGAACAGTACGGGTTCTTTTTTGCGCTAAAACTGGTCGAGCGACGACTGCGCCGCGGCGGCGAGAACGTCGTCGCACGTGGACCACGACGCGCGCGCACAGTCCGGCAGTTCCCCCGTCTCGCCCACGTACTCGCGGAGGAACTTCCGCGTCGTCCCGTCGCTGGGGTACCCGCTTCCGACGGGGCCGTACTCGGCGTACTCCTCGGCGATGGCGGCGACGCGCGCGTCCCGTTCCACCTTGGCGACGACGCTCGCCGCGCCGACGAGTGCGTACGACTCGTCGCCGCCGTGTTCCGCCCGGACGCTCACCTCGACGCCGGCGTCGCCGACGTCCGACGCGACGCGGCGTCCGAACCGCGCTTCGTCAACGTCGCCGGCGTCCGCGACGACGGCGTCGCCGTCCCGCGCCGCGGCGGCGACTGCCTCGGCGTGCGCGGCGACGGTCAAGGAGTTCATGTCCGTCTCCGGGGCGTCGATGCGCGACGGCGGGACGACGGCGACGCCGACGGCCACCGCGTCGTCATCGCGGAGGGCGGCGGCTATCTCCTCCCGTCTGGCGGGCGCGAGACGCTTCGAGTCGTCGATGCCCTCGGGAAGCGCCGCCGGGTCCGCCCGCACCGCGGCGGCGACCATCGGGCCGAGAACCGGCCCCTTCCCCGCTTCGTCGCATCCGACGCGAAACGCGCGTCTCTCGCCTTCGCCGCGTCCGTCTCCCATGTACGCCGCAAGGACCCGGCGGCGACTAAGCGGTTGTGGTCCGCGGGGACGCCGACCGCTCGAACCGCGTTTTCGGGCCGTTCGACCGCCGCTAAATGACAGGTTAATGTCTCGTCTTTAATTCACCCCATTCCGACGATACGTCGTAGCGACAGCCGCGGCGTTTCGGTCGTCCCCGCTGTCGCGGAGACAATCAATGGTACACGACACACAGTCGCTGTCGAACGACCCCGACAGAGCGGCGTCGATGCAAAGCAGACTGACCGAGTGGGCGAGGAGACGGGGAGAATCGTGGTGGGACGCGCTGGTGTACAGTTCGGCGTATCTCGCACTCATCGCGATGGCCGAAGTCGCCGTCGTGATGTCTCTCCTGTCGCTTCCGTCGAACGCCGCGCCGGTCGTCGTCGGACTCGTCACCTTCGCCGTCTACACGAGCGACCGCATCGCGGACGCGGACACCGACGCGGTTTCGAACCCCCGGCAGGCCGCGTTCGTCCGCCGGCACCGCGACGAACTCTACGTGCTCGCGTCGCTCGCGTACGGGCTCGCCGTCGCGCTCTCGGTCCTCGGCGGACCGGTGGCGCTGGCTATCACGCTCCTCCCGGGGGCGTTCTGGGTCCTCTACGCCTCCGATTGGGTGCCCGAGAGTGGCCTGCCGTTCCACCGCCTGAAGGAGGTTCTCCTCGTCAACTCCGCCGTCGTCGCCTTCGCGTGGGCGGCGACGCTGACGTTCCTCCCCCTCGCCTTCGCGGACGCGGCGTTCACGCCGACGGCCGCCGTCGTCTTCGCGTACTTCTTCCTCGCGACGTTCGTCAACGCCGAGATTCCGAACGTCCGCGACGTCGAGGGCGACGCGGCCATCGGCGTCTCGACGCTCCCGGTCGTCTTCGGCGTGCGTCGGACGCGACAGGCTCTCTACGGCGTCAACCTCGCGGTCGTCGCACTCGCCGGATACGCCGCCTTCTCGGGGTACGTCTCCGTCGCGGCGGCACTCGCGTTGCTCGTCGGCGCTGGCTACTCCTGCGCCGTCACCTCCTTGCTCGGTCGGACCGAGAGGGAGGGCGCTCTCGTCCTCGCCGCCGAGTGCACGTTCCTCTTCGTGTTCGTCACGCTCGGCATCGTCCGTCTGCTCCCCGTCTGAGTAACCGACCGGCGGCACGTCCACTTTTGCGAAACTTTCACCGGACAGTTAATATGTAATGCGACACGTCTCTCTGTAAAGCGGTGCTCCCCGTCACCCTGTTACCGCCGGTGTTGTTCGCCACGATTACCGTCGGAACGACGGCGGCGTTCCTCGCGTGGCGGGAACGGCCCGAACCGGGGTCGGTTCCCCTCGTAGCCATGCTGTCGGGGCAGTGCTGGTGGTCCGCCTTCCTCATCTTCCAGTTGCAGGCGACGACGCTCGACTCGAAGTTGTTCTGGATGAATCTCTCGTGGGTGGGCGTCGTCGTCATCCCCGTCGCGTGGTTCCTGTTCGCGTTGGAGTACACCGGACACGACCAGTACGTCCGCCTCCGGTACGTCGCCCTCCTCTCCGTCGTCCCCGTTCTCACCGTCGTCCTCGCGGTGACCAGCGAGTCCCACGACCTGCTGTACGTCGAATCGACGCTGGTCCGCCGCAACGGCGTCGCGACGCTCTCTCGAACCCCCGGCCCGTGGTTCTGGCTCATCACGGTGTACACGTACCTGCTCGGACTGCTGGGGTCGATTCCGCTCTTCGGCCTCATCCGGAGCGACTCGCTCCCGTTCCGCGGACAGAGCGCCGCGCTCCTCGTCGGGACGCTGGCCCCGTGGGCGAGCAACGCCCTGTTCGTCGCGGGCGTGGTTCCGATTACCGGGCTCGACCCGACGCCCATCGCCTTCGCCGTCTCCGGCGTCGCCTACCTCGGTGCGCTCACGCGGTTCCGACTGCTGGGGACGAACCCCTCGCCGAACCGGCGGGCGCGCCGCCTCGTCTTCCAACGGATGCAGGAGGCCGCCATCGTGGTCGATAGCCACGACTACGTGGTGGACGTAAACGAGAGCGCCGTCGAGACCCTCGGCGTCGCGCCGCGGGAGATACTCGGACGACCGGCGGCGCAGTTCTTCCCGGAGTACGACGAGTTGCCCGAGGACGGGGCGGCGACGGGCCGCGTCACCCTCGACGGCGACTCCCGGGAGGCGCTGTACGACGCCACCGTCACGCGAATCACCGACTTCCGCGGGCGGGCCATCGGCCGGGTCATCACCCTCCACGACGTCAGCGAGCACATCCGACAGCAACAGCGTCTGGAAGTGCTGAACCGAGTGCTCAGACACAACATCCGCACCGAGACGAACCTCATCGCCGGATACGCGGACCTCATAGAGAAGGAGGCGGGCGACCCGCGCGCGACCACCGTCAAGCGACACGCCGCGAACATCGCGGAGATAGGGGAGAAGGCGCGGGAGATTTCGGACATCTTCGAACAGGGGCGCGAACCGACCGAGGCGACGCCGCTTGCGGACCTCCTCTCCGAACACGTCGCGGACGTCCGCGAGGCGTACCCGGAGGCGACGGTCACCTGCGACCCCCTCCCCGAGGACGTGTACGTTGCCACCGTCCTCGACGCCGTCTTCTCGAATCTCCTCGAAAACGCCGCCGAACACAACCCGAGCGACCACCCGCACGTCGGAGTCACGGTCGAGGTGACCGACGAGTGGGTCCGCGTCGCCGTCGCCGACGACGGCCCCGGCATCGACGAGTACGAGCGCTCGGTGTTGGAACGCGGCACGGAGTCCCCCCTCGTCCACGGGAGCGGTCTGGGCCTCTGGTTGGTCACGTGGGCGACGGGCGTCGCCGGCGGAACAGTCTCCTTCGAGGCCAACGACCCGACCGGGTCGGTGGTCAGCGTGCGGGTTCCGTCGCTG is a window of Halopelagius longus DNA encoding:
- the rnhB gene encoding ribonuclease HII gives rise to the protein MGDGRGEGERRAFRVGCDEAGKGPVLGPMVAAAVRADPAALPEGIDDSKRLAPARREEIAAALRDDDAVAVGVAVVPPSRIDAPETDMNSLTVAAHAEAVAAAARDGDAVVADAGDVDEARFGRRVASDVGDAGVEVSVRAEHGGDESYALVGAASVVAKVERDARVAAIAEEYAEYGPVGSGYPSDGTTRKFLREYVGETGELPDCARASWSTCDDVLAAAAQSSLDQF
- a CDS encoding UbiA family prenyltransferase, with amino-acid sequence MVHDTQSLSNDPDRAASMQSRLTEWARRRGESWWDALVYSSAYLALIAMAEVAVVMSLLSLPSNAAPVVVGLVTFAVYTSDRIADADTDAVSNPRQAAFVRRHRDELYVLASLAYGLAVALSVLGGPVALAITLLPGAFWVLYASDWVPESGLPFHRLKEVLLVNSAVVAFAWAATLTFLPLAFADAAFTPTAAVVFAYFFLATFVNAEIPNVRDVEGDAAIGVSTLPVVFGVRRTRQALYGVNLAVVALAGYAAFSGYVSVAAALALLVGAGYSCAVTSLLGRTEREGALVLAAECTFLFVFVTLGIVRLLPV
- a CDS encoding histidine kinase N-terminal 7TM domain-containing protein; translation: MLPVTLLPPVLFATITVGTTAAFLAWRERPEPGSVPLVAMLSGQCWWSAFLIFQLQATTLDSKLFWMNLSWVGVVVIPVAWFLFALEYTGHDQYVRLRYVALLSVVPVLTVVLAVTSESHDLLYVESTLVRRNGVATLSRTPGPWFWLITVYTYLLGLLGSIPLFGLIRSDSLPFRGQSAALLVGTLAPWASNALFVAGVVPITGLDPTPIAFAVSGVAYLGALTRFRLLGTNPSPNRRARRLVFQRMQEAAIVVDSHDYVVDVNESAVETLGVAPREILGRPAAQFFPEYDELPEDGAATGRVTLDGDSREALYDATVTRITDFRGRAIGRVITLHDVSEHIRQQQRLEVLNRVLRHNIRTETNLIAGYADLIEKEAGDPRATTVKRHAANIAEIGEKAREISDIFEQGREPTEATPLADLLSEHVADVREAYPEATVTCDPLPEDVYVATVLDAVFSNLLENAAEHNPSDHPHVGVTVEVTDEWVRVAVADDGPGIDEYERSVLERGTESPLVHGSGLGLWLVTWATGVAGGTVSFEANDPTGSVVSVRVPSLSPGEAGRTAAETRSS